A stretch of DNA from Methanocaldococcus sp.:
CAACATATTTAAGTAAAACAACATCCTGAGCAGTCCAATTTTTCGCTTTTTCATCAATCATCGCATGCCCTCCATACTTTATAACAAATGTTTTTCCATGGAACTTCTGAATATATGGTAACGCTTCCAATAAAACCTCTGCCTTTTTTACCATAACAATCCCCAAGATTTTTATTTTATTCTGTTAAATGAAATATTATTTATTTAAACTTTATCAAACGATAAGTTATAAATAATAGCAAAGTTGTATATGTAAAGTTAAAGGAAGTTGATAAAAAATATAGGGAGTGTTTTTATTATTGGTGAGAAACAATGCCAAATTATCATGTAACATTACAAGCGGCTTACATTGTGAGAAATGTAGATGATGTAGAAGACGCTATAAGCGTTACAATATCTCAGATAGGTAAAATGTTAAATAAAGAAGGACTAAATTATGTAGATATAGACATTGGATTAACTATATGTCCAAAGTGTGGTGAATTGGTAGATTGTGTTTTAGTTGTAGCAAGAACAGCCTTAGTAGGTGTTTTACTCTCCATAAAGGTATTTAATGCAGAAAGTCCTGAGCATGCTATAAGAATAGCAAAGGCAACAATTGGAAAAGTTCTAAAAAATATACCATTAGAGCCAGTTGATGTTGTAGAGTTAGAAAAATAAAATCTTTATTTATCCTTTTTTAAATCCTAACCCAAAGCCAATTAAAAATGAAGTTCCAAATGAAAGGGAGTGTATTAAACCAACAAGTTTATT
This window harbors:
- a CDS encoding DUF555 domain-containing protein, with protein sequence MPNYHVTLQAAYIVRNVDDVEDAISVTISQIGKMLNKEGLNYVDIDIGLTICPKCGELVDCVLVVARTALVGVLLSIKVFNAESPEHAIRIAKATIGKVLKNIPLEPVDVVELEK